One segment of Solanum lycopersicum chromosome 1, SLM_r2.1 DNA contains the following:
- the LOC101264566 gene encoding uncharacterized protein isoform X10, whose amino-acid sequence MFRLKNCFCPEGLTKGKNEFLPDVTRFEEFLEDSWGLTAKQPTTCQVKVPKLLISSPSQVLVGDGCGSSGGDGEEATSIASAQNARAALQKKDAASSNVAEDFARGFQSGDEEGSMKDVGGEEQGLSNIKVMCWLCFSCENEGGERARKMMSCNCCGKKCHLRCLKTWGQHRDLLHWSSWTCPSCRLCEVCQTTGDSRKFMYCKRCDAAYHCHCMQPPHKRVRGGPYLCPKHTKCHSCSSNVPGKGLTVRWFLGYTCCDACGRLFIKGKYCQVCLKVYRDSETTPMVCCDICERWVHCECDGISDEIYLQFQVDRSLLYSCPECRGCSDQSTKSENVVQEIWRRRDLADRDLIANLRAGAGLPVEDEVFSISPFSDDEDTAPVVKNANKKSLKFSHKGLVDKSLKKSKGYGKKSGKEKGLIGQYEGHPDAPSGGYSAGDVKNDELQAYGELDSFFSPAGNLTEGICSFNMAGVIDDITGNTGKRTVQRKGSKPQRLDGDDVGIQTSMPKTSKDPKGVIHLGALDKNIAGSPKSDASSCQKEQDLTTSHGNEDLVQLRENENSERNETTLGDGKGNEDLVQLRENENSERNETTLGDGKGNEDLVQLRENENSERNETTLGDGKESNLIKIKKVSSEATHFPAKVGGKFAGGSGPYPPLKTSGILGKRSNDSSVTTNAGFEVPATRDNKLASVKHAEAGLASCGDLYEEKRGSPSLSNSPRMDPRPLQGPKFKNPYHESQNAFASPGEPEKSMDKGHESKRKRSPAFEEKASIKSDDNSSQRYEGIITDDILSDTWILKRLGQNANGKRVQFHHLFDNTWQRGTVVEVFEGSSVVSVVLDDGKKINLELGQQAISLISSKEI is encoded by the exons ATGTTCCG TCTAAAGAACTGCTTCTGTCCAGAGGGGCTTACAAAGGGTAAAAATGAGTTCTTGCCAGATGTCACAAGATTTGAGGAGTTTCTCGAGGACTCATGGGGTCTTACGGCCAAACAGCCTACTACATGTCAGGTTAAGGTGCCCAAGCTTCTCATTTCGTCGCCCTCACAGGTGCTTGTGGGTGATGGGTGTGGCAGCAGTGGCGGGGATGGTGAGGAGGCAACTTCTATTGCTTCAGCTCAGAATGCGCGTGCTGCTTTGCAGAAGAAAGATGCTGCCTCATCTAATGTGGCTGAGGATTTCGCTAGAGGATTTCAGTCTGGAGATGAGGAG GGCTCCATGAAAGATGTTGGTGGAGAGGAGCAAGGTCTATCAAATATCAAAGTGATGTGTTGGCTATGCTTTTCCTGTGAAAATGAAGGAGGTGAAAGAGCAAGgaagatgatgtcatgcaattgTTGTGGGAAGAAGTGTCACCTAAGATGCCTGAAAACTTGGGGTCAACATAGAG ATCTCTTGCATTGGAGTTCATGGACATGTCCCTCTTGCCGGCTCTGTGAG GTCTGTCAAACAACTGGAGATTCAAGGAAGTTCATGTATTGCAAAAGGTGTGATGCAGCTTATCACTGTCACTGTATGCAGCCTCCACACAAG AGAGTTAGAGGTGGTCCTTATTTGTGCCCCAAACACACAAAGTGTCACAGCTGTAGTTCTAATGTTCCAGGAAAAGGACTGACCGTGAG GTGGTTTCTAGGATACACTTGTTGTGATGCTTGCGGAAGATTATTTATTAAGGGGAAGTACTGTCAAGTTTGTTTGAAG GTTTATAGAGATTCTGAAACAACACCTATGGTTTGCTGTGACATTTGCGAGCGCTGGGTGCACTGCGAATGTGATGGCATCAG TGATGAAATCTATTTGCAGTTTCAAGTGGATAGAAGTTTGTTGTATTCATGTCCAGAATGCCGCGGATGTAGTGATCAG TCCACAAAATCTGAGAATGTTGTTCAGGAGATTTGGAGGAGGAGAGATTTAGCTGATAGGGATTTAATTGCAAATTTGAGGGCAGGAGCTGGGTTGCCAGTTGAAGATGAAGTGTTTTCTATTTCACCCTTTTCAGATGATGAAGATACTGCTCCTGTTGTaaaaaatgcaaataaaaaatCCTTGAAGTTCTCTCATAAAGGTTTAGTTGACAAATCTCTCAAAAAGAGCAAGGGATATGGAAAGAAATCTGGTAAAGAGAAGGGGTTAATTGGACAATATGAAGGACATCCAGATGCTCCATCTGGTGGATATAGTGCTGGTGATGTCAAGAATGATGAATTGCAGGCTTATGGGGAACTAGATAGCTTTTTTTCTCCTGCTGGTAACTTGACAGAAGGTATATGTTCATTTAATATGGCAGGGGTCATAGATGACATTACTGGAAACACGGGTAAGAGGACAGTCCAAAGGAAAGGTAGCAAGCCTCAGCGTTTGGATGGGGATGATGTTGGAATTCAAACAAGCATGCCAAAGACCTCCAAGGATCCAAAAGGTGTTATACATTTGGGCGCGTTGGATAAAAATATAGCAGGTTCTCCGAAGTCCGATGCTTCAAGCTGTCAGAAAGAGCAAGATTTGACTACTTCAcatg GTAATGAGGATCTGGTTCAGCTGAGAGAGAATGAAAACTCAGAAAGGAATGAGACTACACTTGGTGATGGAAAAG GTAATGAGGATCTGGTTCAGCTGAGAGAGAATGAAAACTCAGAAAGGAATGAGACTACACTTGGTGATGGAAAAG GTAATGAGGATCTGGTTCAGCTGAGAGAGAATGAAAACTCAGAAAGGAATGAAACTACACTTGGTGATGGAAAAG AAAGTAACTTAATAAAGATCAAGAAAGTTAGCTCAGAAGCTACTCATTTCCCTGCCAAAGTTGGTGGAAAATTTGCCGGTGGATCTGGACCTTATCCTCCACTCAAGACTTCGGGCATATTAGGAAAAAGAAGCAATGATAGTAGTGTTACTACAAACGCTGGATTTGAAGTTCCTGCTACAAGGGACAACAAATTAGCTTCTGTTAAACACGCCGAAGCTGGGCTCGCTTCTTGTGGTGACCTGTATGAAGAAAAAAGAGGATCACCTTCATTATCTAATTCACCGAGAATGGATCCAAGACCTCTCCAAGGGCCCAAGTTCAAGAATCCTTACCATGAAAGTCAAAATGCCTTTGCTTCTCCAGGAGAGCCGGAGAAAAGCATGGATAAGGGCCATGAGTCTAAAAGAAAGAGATCGCCAGCTTTTGAAGAAAAAGCATCGATCAAGTCTGATGATAATTCATCACAGCGATATGAAGGCATTATAACGGATGACATCTTGTCTGATACATGGATACTGAAGAGGTTGGGACAAAATGCAAATGGAAAGAGAGTGCAATTTCATCATCTGTTTGATAATACCTG gCAGAGAGGGACTGTTGTAGAAGTCTTTGAAGGCTCATCTGTTGTGTCTGTTGTTCTTGATGATGGGAAGAAGATTAACTTGGAACTTGGACAGCAAGCAATAAGTTTAATATCTTCGAAGGAGATCTAA
- the LOC101264566 gene encoding uncharacterized protein isoform X15, whose protein sequence is MKDVGGEEQGLSNIKVMCWLCFSCENEGGERARKMMSCNCCGKKCHLRCLKTWGQHRDLLHWSSWTCPSCRLCEVCQTTGDSRKFMYCKRCDAAYHCHCMQPPHKRVRGGPYLCPKHTKCHSCSSNVPGKGLTVRWFLGYTCCDACGRLFIKGKYCQVCLKVYRDSETTPMVCCDICERWVHCECDGISDEIYLQFQVDRSLLYSCPECRGCSDQSTKSENVVQEIWRRRDLADRDLIANLRAGAGLPVEDEVFSISPFSDDEDTAPVVKNANKKSLKFSHKGLVDKSLKKSKGYGKKSGKEKGLIGQYEGHPDAPSGGYSAGDVKNDELQAYGELDSFFSPAGNLTEGICSFNMAGVIDDITGNTGKRTVQRKGSKPQRLDGDDVGIQTSMPKTSKDPKGVIHLGALDKNIAGSPKSDASSCQKEQDLTTSHGNEDLVQLRENENSERNETTLGDGKGNEDLVQLRENENSERNETTLGDGKGNEDLVQLRENEISERNETTLGDGKGNEDLVQLSENENSERNETTLGDGKGNEDLVQLRENENSERNETTLGEGKGNEDLVQLRENENSERNETTLGDGKESNLIKIKKVSSEATHFPAKVGGKFAGGSGPYPPLKTSGILGKRSNDSSVTTNAGFEVPATRDNKLASVKHAEAGLASCGDLYEEKRGSPSLSNSPRMDPRPLQGPKFKNPYHESQNAFASPGEPEKSMDKGHESKRKRSPAFEEKASIKSDDNSSQRYEGIITDDILSDTWILKRLGQNANGKRVQFHHLFDNTWQRGTVVEVFEGSSVVSVVLDDGKKINLELGQQAISLISSKEI, encoded by the exons ATGAAAGATGTTGGTGGAGAGGAGCAAGGTCTATCAAATATCAAAGTGATGTGTTGGCTATGCTTTTCCTGTGAAAATGAAGGAGGTGAAAGAGCAAGgaagatgatgtcatgcaattgTTGTGGGAAGAAGTGTCACCTAAGATGCCTGAAAACTTGGGGTCAACATAGAG ATCTCTTGCATTGGAGTTCATGGACATGTCCCTCTTGCCGGCTCTGTGAG GTCTGTCAAACAACTGGAGATTCAAGGAAGTTCATGTATTGCAAAAGGTGTGATGCAGCTTATCACTGTCACTGTATGCAGCCTCCACACAAG AGAGTTAGAGGTGGTCCTTATTTGTGCCCCAAACACACAAAGTGTCACAGCTGTAGTTCTAATGTTCCAGGAAAAGGACTGACCGTGAG GTGGTTTCTAGGATACACTTGTTGTGATGCTTGCGGAAGATTATTTATTAAGGGGAAGTACTGTCAAGTTTGTTTGAAG GTTTATAGAGATTCTGAAACAACACCTATGGTTTGCTGTGACATTTGCGAGCGCTGGGTGCACTGCGAATGTGATGGCATCAG TGATGAAATCTATTTGCAGTTTCAAGTGGATAGAAGTTTGTTGTATTCATGTCCAGAATGCCGCGGATGTAGTGATCAG TCCACAAAATCTGAGAATGTTGTTCAGGAGATTTGGAGGAGGAGAGATTTAGCTGATAGGGATTTAATTGCAAATTTGAGGGCAGGAGCTGGGTTGCCAGTTGAAGATGAAGTGTTTTCTATTTCACCCTTTTCAGATGATGAAGATACTGCTCCTGTTGTaaaaaatgcaaataaaaaatCCTTGAAGTTCTCTCATAAAGGTTTAGTTGACAAATCTCTCAAAAAGAGCAAGGGATATGGAAAGAAATCTGGTAAAGAGAAGGGGTTAATTGGACAATATGAAGGACATCCAGATGCTCCATCTGGTGGATATAGTGCTGGTGATGTCAAGAATGATGAATTGCAGGCTTATGGGGAACTAGATAGCTTTTTTTCTCCTGCTGGTAACTTGACAGAAGGTATATGTTCATTTAATATGGCAGGGGTCATAGATGACATTACTGGAAACACGGGTAAGAGGACAGTCCAAAGGAAAGGTAGCAAGCCTCAGCGTTTGGATGGGGATGATGTTGGAATTCAAACAAGCATGCCAAAGACCTCCAAGGATCCAAAAGGTGTTATACATTTGGGCGCGTTGGATAAAAATATAGCAGGTTCTCCGAAGTCCGATGCTTCAAGCTGTCAGAAAGAGCAAGATTTGACTACTTCAcatg GTAATGAGGATCTGGTTCAGCTGAGAGAGAATGAAAACTCAGAAAGGAATGAGACTACACTTGGTGATGGAAAAG GTAATGAGGATCTGGTTCAGCTGAGAGAGAATGAAAACTCAGAAAGGAATGAGACTACACTTGGTGATGGAAAAG GTAATGAGGATCTGGTTCAGCTGAGAGAGAATGAAATCTCAGAAAGGAATGAGACTACACTTGGTGATGGAAAAG GTAATGAGGATCTGGTTCAGCTGAGTGAGAATGAAAACTCAGAAAGGAATGAGACTACACTTGGTGATGGAAAAG GTAATGAGGATCTGGTTCAGCTGAGAGAGAATGAAAACTCAGAAAGGAATGAGACTACACTTGGTGAAGGAAAAG GTAATGAGGATCTGGTTCAGCTGAGAGAGAATGAAAACTCAGAAAGGAATGAAACTACACTTGGTGATGGAAAAG AAAGTAACTTAATAAAGATCAAGAAAGTTAGCTCAGAAGCTACTCATTTCCCTGCCAAAGTTGGTGGAAAATTTGCCGGTGGATCTGGACCTTATCCTCCACTCAAGACTTCGGGCATATTAGGAAAAAGAAGCAATGATAGTAGTGTTACTACAAACGCTGGATTTGAAGTTCCTGCTACAAGGGACAACAAATTAGCTTCTGTTAAACACGCCGAAGCTGGGCTCGCTTCTTGTGGTGACCTGTATGAAGAAAAAAGAGGATCACCTTCATTATCTAATTCACCGAGAATGGATCCAAGACCTCTCCAAGGGCCCAAGTTCAAGAATCCTTACCATGAAAGTCAAAATGCCTTTGCTTCTCCAGGAGAGCCGGAGAAAAGCATGGATAAGGGCCATGAGTCTAAAAGAAAGAGATCGCCAGCTTTTGAAGAAAAAGCATCGATCAAGTCTGATGATAATTCATCACAGCGATATGAAGGCATTATAACGGATGACATCTTGTCTGATACATGGATACTGAAGAGGTTGGGACAAAATGCAAATGGAAAGAGAGTGCAATTTCATCATCTGTTTGATAATACCTG gCAGAGAGGGACTGTTGTAGAAGTCTTTGAAGGCTCATCTGTTGTGTCTGTTGTTCTTGATGATGGGAAGAAGATTAACTTGGAACTTGGACAGCAAGCAATAAGTTTAATATCTTCGAAGGAGATCTAA
- the LOC101264566 gene encoding uncharacterized protein isoform X12, with protein MFRLKNCFCPEGLTKGKNEFLPDVTRFEEFLEDSWGLTAKQPTTCQVKVPKLLISSPSQVLVGDGCGSSGGDGEEATSIASAQNARAALQKKDAASSNVAEDFARGFQSGDEEGSMKDVGGEEQGLSNIKVMCWLCFSCENEGGERARKMMSCNCCGKKCHLRCLKTWGQHRDLLHWSSWTCPSCRLCEVCQTTGDSRKFMYCKRCDAAYHCHCMQPPHKRVRGGPYLCPKHTKCHSCSSNVPGKGLTVRWFLGYTCCDACGRLFIKGKYCQVCLKVYRDSETTPMVCCDICERWVHCECDGISDEIYLQFQVDRSLLYSCPECRGCSDQSTKSENVVQEIWRRRDLADRDLIANLRAGAGLPVEDEVFSISPFSDDEDTAPVVKNANKKSLKFSHKGLVDKSLKKSKGYGKKSGKEKGLIGQYEGHPDAPSGGYSAGDVKNDELQAYGELDSFFSPAGNLTEGICSFNMAGVIDDITGNTGKRTVQRKGSKPQRLDGDDVGIQTSMPKTSKDPKGVIHLGALDKNIAGSPKSDASSCQKEQDLTTSHGNEDLVQLRENENSERNETTLGDGKGNEDLVQLSENENSERNETTLGDGKGNEDLVQLRENENSERNETTLGDGKESNLIKIKKVSSEATHFPAKVGGKFAGGSGPYPPLKTSGILGKRSNDSSVTTNAGFEVPATRDNKLASVKHAEAGLASCGDLYEEKRGSPSLSNSPRMDPRPLQGPKFKNPYHESQNAFASPGEPEKSMDKGHESKRKRSPAFEEKASIKSDDNSSQRYEGIITDDILSDTWILKRLGQNANGKRVQFHHLFDNTWQRGTVVEVFEGSSVVSVVLDDGKKINLELGQQAISLISSKEI; from the exons ATGTTCCG TCTAAAGAACTGCTTCTGTCCAGAGGGGCTTACAAAGGGTAAAAATGAGTTCTTGCCAGATGTCACAAGATTTGAGGAGTTTCTCGAGGACTCATGGGGTCTTACGGCCAAACAGCCTACTACATGTCAGGTTAAGGTGCCCAAGCTTCTCATTTCGTCGCCCTCACAGGTGCTTGTGGGTGATGGGTGTGGCAGCAGTGGCGGGGATGGTGAGGAGGCAACTTCTATTGCTTCAGCTCAGAATGCGCGTGCTGCTTTGCAGAAGAAAGATGCTGCCTCATCTAATGTGGCTGAGGATTTCGCTAGAGGATTTCAGTCTGGAGATGAGGAG GGCTCCATGAAAGATGTTGGTGGAGAGGAGCAAGGTCTATCAAATATCAAAGTGATGTGTTGGCTATGCTTTTCCTGTGAAAATGAAGGAGGTGAAAGAGCAAGgaagatgatgtcatgcaattgTTGTGGGAAGAAGTGTCACCTAAGATGCCTGAAAACTTGGGGTCAACATAGAG ATCTCTTGCATTGGAGTTCATGGACATGTCCCTCTTGCCGGCTCTGTGAG GTCTGTCAAACAACTGGAGATTCAAGGAAGTTCATGTATTGCAAAAGGTGTGATGCAGCTTATCACTGTCACTGTATGCAGCCTCCACACAAG AGAGTTAGAGGTGGTCCTTATTTGTGCCCCAAACACACAAAGTGTCACAGCTGTAGTTCTAATGTTCCAGGAAAAGGACTGACCGTGAG GTGGTTTCTAGGATACACTTGTTGTGATGCTTGCGGAAGATTATTTATTAAGGGGAAGTACTGTCAAGTTTGTTTGAAG GTTTATAGAGATTCTGAAACAACACCTATGGTTTGCTGTGACATTTGCGAGCGCTGGGTGCACTGCGAATGTGATGGCATCAG TGATGAAATCTATTTGCAGTTTCAAGTGGATAGAAGTTTGTTGTATTCATGTCCAGAATGCCGCGGATGTAGTGATCAG TCCACAAAATCTGAGAATGTTGTTCAGGAGATTTGGAGGAGGAGAGATTTAGCTGATAGGGATTTAATTGCAAATTTGAGGGCAGGAGCTGGGTTGCCAGTTGAAGATGAAGTGTTTTCTATTTCACCCTTTTCAGATGATGAAGATACTGCTCCTGTTGTaaaaaatgcaaataaaaaatCCTTGAAGTTCTCTCATAAAGGTTTAGTTGACAAATCTCTCAAAAAGAGCAAGGGATATGGAAAGAAATCTGGTAAAGAGAAGGGGTTAATTGGACAATATGAAGGACATCCAGATGCTCCATCTGGTGGATATAGTGCTGGTGATGTCAAGAATGATGAATTGCAGGCTTATGGGGAACTAGATAGCTTTTTTTCTCCTGCTGGTAACTTGACAGAAGGTATATGTTCATTTAATATGGCAGGGGTCATAGATGACATTACTGGAAACACGGGTAAGAGGACAGTCCAAAGGAAAGGTAGCAAGCCTCAGCGTTTGGATGGGGATGATGTTGGAATTCAAACAAGCATGCCAAAGACCTCCAAGGATCCAAAAGGTGTTATACATTTGGGCGCGTTGGATAAAAATATAGCAGGTTCTCCGAAGTCCGATGCTTCAAGCTGTCAGAAAGAGCAAGATTTGACTACTTCAcatg GTAATGAGGATCTGGTTCAGCTGAGAGAGAATGAAAACTCAGAAAGGAATGAGACTACACTTGGTGATGGAAAAG GTAATGAGGATCTGGTTCAGCTGAGTGAGAATGAAAACTCAGAAAGGAATGAGACTACACTTGGTGATGGAAAAG GTAATGAGGATCTGGTTCAGCTGAGAGAGAATGAAAACTCAGAAAGGAATGAAACTACACTTGGTGATGGAAAAG AAAGTAACTTAATAAAGATCAAGAAAGTTAGCTCAGAAGCTACTCATTTCCCTGCCAAAGTTGGTGGAAAATTTGCCGGTGGATCTGGACCTTATCCTCCACTCAAGACTTCGGGCATATTAGGAAAAAGAAGCAATGATAGTAGTGTTACTACAAACGCTGGATTTGAAGTTCCTGCTACAAGGGACAACAAATTAGCTTCTGTTAAACACGCCGAAGCTGGGCTCGCTTCTTGTGGTGACCTGTATGAAGAAAAAAGAGGATCACCTTCATTATCTAATTCACCGAGAATGGATCCAAGACCTCTCCAAGGGCCCAAGTTCAAGAATCCTTACCATGAAAGTCAAAATGCCTTTGCTTCTCCAGGAGAGCCGGAGAAAAGCATGGATAAGGGCCATGAGTCTAAAAGAAAGAGATCGCCAGCTTTTGAAGAAAAAGCATCGATCAAGTCTGATGATAATTCATCACAGCGATATGAAGGCATTATAACGGATGACATCTTGTCTGATACATGGATACTGAAGAGGTTGGGACAAAATGCAAATGGAAAGAGAGTGCAATTTCATCATCTGTTTGATAATACCTG gCAGAGAGGGACTGTTGTAGAAGTCTTTGAAGGCTCATCTGTTGTGTCTGTTGTTCTTGATGATGGGAAGAAGATTAACTTGGAACTTGGACAGCAAGCAATAAGTTTAATATCTTCGAAGGAGATCTAA
- the LOC101264566 gene encoding uncharacterized protein isoform X8, with product MFRLKNCFCPEGLTKGKNEFLPDVTRFEEFLEDSWGLTAKQPTTCQVKVPKLLISSPSQVLVGDGCGSSGGDGEEATSIASAQNARAALQKKDAASSNVAEDFARGFQSGDEEGSMKDVGGEEQGLSNIKVMCWLCFSCENEGGERARKMMSCNCCGKKCHLRCLKTWGQHRDLLHWSSWTCPSCRLCEVCQTTGDSRKFMYCKRCDAAYHCHCMQPPHKRVRGGPYLCPKHTKCHSCSSNVPGKGLTVRWFLGYTCCDACGRLFIKGKYCQVCLKVYRDSETTPMVCCDICERWVHCECDGISDEIYLQFQVDRSLLYSCPECRGCSDQSTKSENVVQEIWRRRDLADRDLIANLRAGAGLPVEDEVFSISPFSDDEDTAPVVKNANKKSLKFSHKGLVDKSLKKSKGYGKKSGKEKGLIGQYEGHPDAPSGGYSAGDVKNDELQAYGELDSFFSPAGNLTEGICSFNMAGVIDDITGNTGKRTVQRKGSKPQRLDGDDVGIQTSMPKTSKDPKGVIHLGALDKNIAGSPKSDASSCQKEQDLTTSHGNEDLVQLRENENSERNETTLGDGKGNEDLVQLSENENSERNETTLGDGKGNEDLVQLRENENSERNETTLGEGKGNEDLVQLRENENSERNETTLGDGKESNLIKIKKVSSEATHFPAKVGGKFAGGSGPYPPLKTSGILGKRSNDSSVTTNAGFEVPATRDNKLASVKHAEAGLASCGDLYEEKRGSPSLSNSPRMDPRPLQGPKFKNPYHESQNAFASPGEPEKSMDKGHESKRKRSPAFEEKASIKSDDNSSQRYEGIITDDILSDTWILKRLGQNANGKRVQFHHLFDNTWQRGTVVEVFEGSSVVSVVLDDGKKINLELGQQAISLISSKEI from the exons ATGTTCCG TCTAAAGAACTGCTTCTGTCCAGAGGGGCTTACAAAGGGTAAAAATGAGTTCTTGCCAGATGTCACAAGATTTGAGGAGTTTCTCGAGGACTCATGGGGTCTTACGGCCAAACAGCCTACTACATGTCAGGTTAAGGTGCCCAAGCTTCTCATTTCGTCGCCCTCACAGGTGCTTGTGGGTGATGGGTGTGGCAGCAGTGGCGGGGATGGTGAGGAGGCAACTTCTATTGCTTCAGCTCAGAATGCGCGTGCTGCTTTGCAGAAGAAAGATGCTGCCTCATCTAATGTGGCTGAGGATTTCGCTAGAGGATTTCAGTCTGGAGATGAGGAG GGCTCCATGAAAGATGTTGGTGGAGAGGAGCAAGGTCTATCAAATATCAAAGTGATGTGTTGGCTATGCTTTTCCTGTGAAAATGAAGGAGGTGAAAGAGCAAGgaagatgatgtcatgcaattgTTGTGGGAAGAAGTGTCACCTAAGATGCCTGAAAACTTGGGGTCAACATAGAG ATCTCTTGCATTGGAGTTCATGGACATGTCCCTCTTGCCGGCTCTGTGAG GTCTGTCAAACAACTGGAGATTCAAGGAAGTTCATGTATTGCAAAAGGTGTGATGCAGCTTATCACTGTCACTGTATGCAGCCTCCACACAAG AGAGTTAGAGGTGGTCCTTATTTGTGCCCCAAACACACAAAGTGTCACAGCTGTAGTTCTAATGTTCCAGGAAAAGGACTGACCGTGAG GTGGTTTCTAGGATACACTTGTTGTGATGCTTGCGGAAGATTATTTATTAAGGGGAAGTACTGTCAAGTTTGTTTGAAG GTTTATAGAGATTCTGAAACAACACCTATGGTTTGCTGTGACATTTGCGAGCGCTGGGTGCACTGCGAATGTGATGGCATCAG TGATGAAATCTATTTGCAGTTTCAAGTGGATAGAAGTTTGTTGTATTCATGTCCAGAATGCCGCGGATGTAGTGATCAG TCCACAAAATCTGAGAATGTTGTTCAGGAGATTTGGAGGAGGAGAGATTTAGCTGATAGGGATTTAATTGCAAATTTGAGGGCAGGAGCTGGGTTGCCAGTTGAAGATGAAGTGTTTTCTATTTCACCCTTTTCAGATGATGAAGATACTGCTCCTGTTGTaaaaaatgcaaataaaaaatCCTTGAAGTTCTCTCATAAAGGTTTAGTTGACAAATCTCTCAAAAAGAGCAAGGGATATGGAAAGAAATCTGGTAAAGAGAAGGGGTTAATTGGACAATATGAAGGACATCCAGATGCTCCATCTGGTGGATATAGTGCTGGTGATGTCAAGAATGATGAATTGCAGGCTTATGGGGAACTAGATAGCTTTTTTTCTCCTGCTGGTAACTTGACAGAAGGTATATGTTCATTTAATATGGCAGGGGTCATAGATGACATTACTGGAAACACGGGTAAGAGGACAGTCCAAAGGAAAGGTAGCAAGCCTCAGCGTTTGGATGGGGATGATGTTGGAATTCAAACAAGCATGCCAAAGACCTCCAAGGATCCAAAAGGTGTTATACATTTGGGCGCGTTGGATAAAAATATAGCAGGTTCTCCGAAGTCCGATGCTTCAAGCTGTCAGAAAGAGCAAGATTTGACTACTTCAcatg GTAATGAGGATCTGGTTCAGCTGAGAGAGAATGAAAACTCAGAAAGGAATGAGACTACACTTGGTGATGGAAAAG GTAATGAGGATCTGGTTCAGCTGAGTGAGAATGAAAACTCAGAAAGGAATGAGACTACACTTGGTGATGGAAAAG GTAATGAGGATCTGGTTCAGCTGAGAGAGAATGAAAACTCAGAAAGGAATGAGACTACACTTGGTGAAGGAAAAG GTAATGAGGATCTGGTTCAGCTGAGAGAGAATGAAAACTCAGAAAGGAATGAAACTACACTTGGTGATGGAAAAG AAAGTAACTTAATAAAGATCAAGAAAGTTAGCTCAGAAGCTACTCATTTCCCTGCCAAAGTTGGTGGAAAATTTGCCGGTGGATCTGGACCTTATCCTCCACTCAAGACTTCGGGCATATTAGGAAAAAGAAGCAATGATAGTAGTGTTACTACAAACGCTGGATTTGAAGTTCCTGCTACAAGGGACAACAAATTAGCTTCTGTTAAACACGCCGAAGCTGGGCTCGCTTCTTGTGGTGACCTGTATGAAGAAAAAAGAGGATCACCTTCATTATCTAATTCACCGAGAATGGATCCAAGACCTCTCCAAGGGCCCAAGTTCAAGAATCCTTACCATGAAAGTCAAAATGCCTTTGCTTCTCCAGGAGAGCCGGAGAAAAGCATGGATAAGGGCCATGAGTCTAAAAGAAAGAGATCGCCAGCTTTTGAAGAAAAAGCATCGATCAAGTCTGATGATAATTCATCACAGCGATATGAAGGCATTATAACGGATGACATCTTGTCTGATACATGGATACTGAAGAGGTTGGGACAAAATGCAAATGGAAAGAGAGTGCAATTTCATCATCTGTTTGATAATACCTG gCAGAGAGGGACTGTTGTAGAAGTCTTTGAAGGCTCATCTGTTGTGTCTGTTGTTCTTGATGATGGGAAGAAGATTAACTTGGAACTTGGACAGCAAGCAATAAGTTTAATATCTTCGAAGGAGATCTAA